The stretch of DNA TTAAGATTTCTGAGTCGTTGCTTCTCCGTAGACGTGGCCCGAGAGCCACCGCCGGGCCCGCCTCCCACCGCACTGGGCCCTGGCCAGCCCCCGGGGAAGGACTGTGTACCTTGTCATTCGACTTCTCTTTAGTGGTTTCTTGCCTTTATCCTCAATATATTTTTGCTAAACTTGTTTCACGATTACCACCGATTGAGCCGTGTATTTACTGTTGCGCCCGAGTCCTCCCCCCCGCGGGCCTCGGCTCGGACGCCCGCTGAGTGCTCTCCCCGGGGCCGGGCGGAGACCCAGAGGCCGGAACTGGCCGTCTGGGCTCATGTGCCCTTCCTCACGCCGTGTGGGTCTGTCCACGGAGGACAGGTGGGCTGGCCGGACGCGCTCAGCCAGGGCAGCACCTGCCCGCAAGGCCGCTGGGGGTGACAAACTTCTAGAAAGTACTAAGTTCTCTGTGGAAGATGTGATTCTTCTTTTCCGGGGTTCCTCTTGACCCTGGGAAGTTCAGAGTCCCCTGAAGAGGGGAGAGCTCCCCACTGGCACCCACGTGTGCTGAGGGAggcctgcctgtccctctgtGCAAAGGGTGGGGGCCGCTGGCAGCAGACTCCCCTTTTCTGACCTCCTCTTCCTAAAGCCACACGAGCAGGGCATCCGTGCTGCGGAGAAGCCCCCGCCGCTGCTCTCGGGCGCCGCTGCGGAGGTCTCCCGTCCGTCTCCCTCGGGCCGTTGGGCCTCGGATGGCCAGATGGCCCCCGGCCTTTCTCCTCCACTCAGTGGGCTTGTGGCAGGGCTGGCGGGGACAGCGTCTACCAGGCTGTGGCCGTCCCCTTGGCCCGCCCTTCGTCCACGCCCCTGGACAGAGCAGGCACACGGGGAGCCAGCAGGGAGAAGCGGGAGCGTGCCAACTGCTCCCCGGCGCGGCCCAGTCCGCCTGGAAACGCCCCTGCCCGAAGGGACATTTGTCCTGGGGGAACACTGGCTTGACGTGCAGGCGTCCACTCCTCGTGTCCTCAGCTGGGACGGGCCCCAGCGGATGGATGCAGGCAGCCACGCACCTGTGTCTGCGATGTGGGCACAGGTGGCACCCAGGGCCCTCGGGGTCACAGCTGCTGTAGGGGGGCCCCACTGCGGGCCAGGGtccccgttttttttttttttaaagagaggaacatcagtgtgtggttgcctctcatgttttCCCCCTCTGGGgaccggcccacaacccaggcacgtgccgtGACTGTgcatccaaccagcgaccctctggcttgcaggccggtgctcagcccactgagccgcaccggcCAGGGCTCACTCTCGTCCTTCCGAACCAGCTGAGGACGTCCGTGCTAGCCACACCACCAGAGTGGGTTCTGCAGGGCACTTCGGGGAGCAGACCGActaacttatttttgtatttgacagTAGTAAAATCTTGTGACTTTTGAGTCACTTTGaggtttccaaatttttaaatgatctttctgaaggaaaacagaaaaaacatttcCAGTACGGTTGCTCTCTTTCCAAACACCGTTAAATTAATGAGCAAATGACACTAACTTTGAAAATCTGTAGGAAACCAGTTTACGAATCTCGAGCTGCACCAAGCTTTTGGAGCAGCCGCTGAACGTGAGGGTCCCCTCTCCCCGGGCCAGCGGGTGTGGGGGGTCGCCCTCCAAACCCCCGCTTCAGCCTGCTGTCACTAACGTGAAGCACAAACGAGAGAACTGCCCCGAACCTCAGGGCTCCTTGGGGTCAGGCGCCTGTGCCCACGTGTGTGGTCACACCTGCCgtgccagccctggccagggaagGCGGGTGTGGCCCGTGGCGCTCGGCGAGGCCCGCCCGTTCCCagcctccccaaccccccccccactcagGTCTGTGCTTCTGACGCCCGTGAAGTATTCTCTCAGTGGCTGCAGTCCTCggcgcccgcccgccccagcGGCCTCTTCTCGGTTGGAGACCCCCGGCCCCCCCCCGGCGCGCACGCCGGTGAACGCGAGTGCAGTGTCTGCCGCGCCCTCCcgacccccagccctgggagtcCAGCTGCCGGCCGGTGCCTGGGCTCGGTGCACCAGGCGGCCAGGCCCCTCTTAGGGAGCCTGGGTGCCGCCCCCAGTCCCGGCAGGCTCGGGAGCGTGAGCTCACTGCGGGGTGGGGGCACGTGAAGTGTGGGCCCGGGAGCCACTGGCGCTGCAGGGGCACCACTTCCAGTGGGACGCTGTCTGGGAaactgtgtatttttatattaaaacctCGTTAAAGGCTCCTTCCTCGCACCTGTTTTCTGTGGGGCTGCGTCTGCAGTGCCGGCCTTGCCCCAGGCACCGAGAGCCGCCCGGCACCGCCGACGCCGTGCGCGGGGAGGGCCCCCACCCGCGACAGCCGCTCTGCCTGTGACCCCTGGGGAGTGAGCCGAGGGCCGGACACAGTGAGTGCAGTTCTGGTTTTGGAAAAccgtctttttaattttaaaaataggttggTTCCAAGTCCCCATGGAAGGCGAGGTGGTCAGGAGGGGGTGCCACCGCCCCGCCTCGCCCCCGAGGACGGGCTGGCCCTCTGCGGCGGGGGCCTGGGCGCCGGCGCTCGCGGCCGTCCAGAAGGCAAACGGCAACGCGCGGCGGGGAGTGGGGCTGAGCCCCGGGCGGCGCCCCCACGCCGTTCTCCGCCCGCCGGGCGTGTTTGGTCCCCTCGGcctcgggggcgggggagcccctccccacggccagtggaatttaagaaaaataaaaaaggtaaaagtcCAACAGGCAGAACTGTCACTAAAATTCGGAAGTTTAACTTTTTGGTTAACTTTAACATTCAAAAATGTAATATTGAATCCAAAAAAGCGTCTCAGATCACACAAAAAGTAACCCATGTTAAAATCTAAAAACCAGTCCAGGACACCCCCGAGGACGGAACCTGAAACGTGAGCCAGCCCCGGGGGGCGCCCCGGGTCCCCGCCCCCAGAGCCCGCGCCCGGCCCGCGGCGGCGGGTGGCGGCCCCTAGGACACGTTGGCCATGGGCTTGTACTTCTTGAAGCGTGTCCACTGGCCCGTGGCGTAGTTCATCTCGAACACGGTGTCCACCAGCATGGTGGTGCTGCCCTGGCCGTCCGCCTTGGGCAGGTCCTCCGTGTGCTCGCTGAGCTTGATCTGGATCACGTCGCCCTGCTCCTGGCACGGGTTCTCTGCGGAGCGGCGGGCTCTGGGCGGGGGCCGTGGCCACGCcacccggccccccgccccgccgggccccagcccctcaccctgccccgGCCAGCCCTGTGCACCCACCTCGGGAGCCCGCCATGAAGCCCAGGATGAGGGCCTTCTCGGGCCGCGTGACCTTGTTGGCCGTCTTGAACATCTCCTGTGCGGCAAACATCTGCTCTCTCTGCGGGTGCGGGCCGGGGTGAGGGCCGGGCTGCTGGCTGCCCCCCGCCTGGCCGGAGGCCCCCCTCTTGCAAGGCCCAGGCCGGGACCCCTGGGAACCCGggctgcaggggcagaggggcgAGGCCACAGCGCCTGCCCGGTGCCTGCGGCCTCCCGGGGCACACCTACCGTGAGCGACAGGTTCTTCTTGGGCTGCGGCTGGGCGGGGGGCTGGGCCTGTGGGGCCACCATGGCCACTGGCGGAGCCTGGGCAGCAGGGGCGGCGGTGGGGGGTGTGGTGGGCGTCAGGGGCGAGGCGGGCGCAGCCGGCGCAGGTGTGGGCGTGGCCGGGCTCAGGCCGCTGTTGTACATGGGTGCGCGCTGCTTGAACTGAGccggcagggcaggggctggcgTGCTGGGCTCGTCGGGGGGCCGGCTGGCCTGCAGGCTGGCTTCCCGGGAAGGCGGGGCTGGAAGCACAGCAGGGCTGGCTCGACGGGCAGGACCGGGACGTCCCTCCCCACggggctctgtgccaggccccacCTCGCCTCGCCCCAGCCTGACACCAGCCGTGTCCAGCCCAAGCACCACCAGCTTTCGCAGCCGCTGGTCCCGAGACCTCAGCTCCTTGAGGCTCTGGGCCCTCAGTAGGCCCCCCGCCCAGAGCCGGGGCCCCGCAGATCCCCACCCGGGAGCCCCAGGTCTCTGGCCTTTCCAGGTGGGCAGACGCGATGTCCAGGGTCTGCCCACCTTGGGGCCCAACTCCTGGCAGAACAACCTGAGCCCCACCAAGTGGGAACCGCAGGACCTGCTGGCCCAGTCCACGCCAGTCCTGACACCTCCTCCCCGGATTCCAGGGCCGAGAAGGGGGGACTCGTGGGCCCCAAGGTGCCGTCACCTTGGGCCCCCTTCCCACACCAAAGCTGGAGTCAGTGCTACGGAGCTGGACACAGggccgctgcccactgctccgGGAAAGGCGGAGCCGGGAAAACCGGGCTTCTCAGCCCATGCCCCCAGCGAGCACCGGCAGGGCTGGAGGACCACATGGGACCCTCCCCGACACCTGAGGGAGCAGCGGGTGGGGGCCCCTCAGGAAGGAAGGCTGGCCATGCTCCCCGCTCACCTGCCGGGGTCTCGGAGCTGGGGACGTAGGACGAGGCTGGGACCACGCTGGGGGTGGCGGGCAGGTAGCTCGTGGAGGGCAGCGCGGGCTCGCTGCTCAGGGCCCCGAGTTTCTGGAGGGTGGTGCAGGGGGAGGCCTGGGTCCCGGTGCCGCCCCCCACCACGGGGGCCGAGCGGGCAGCCCTGCGGACACGGGCCTCTGCGCCCCCTCCCTAGGGCTGCTCCTGGCCACGAGGCCCCCGCCTgaccccctccctgggcctgcccGAGCAGAGCACGGCTCCTGTCTGGTCCAGGGGCTGCACGCCGGGCTCTTCCCATCGAGAGCACCCCGAGGAGAcggccccagctgctgccagtggGCGTCAGGGCCACGCCCGGCTGCCCCTCGTGTCCGTGCATGTGCACGCATGCTACACGCACGCACACGCGCGTTCTCTGCACCGCCTTCTGGCGGCTGAGCACCGGGAGCCGAGGGAGGCGCCGTGGGCGCACCGAGGCCCTACCTGCGTGGACACCAGGCCGGCCGCGTAGTCGGGCGTGGCGTTCTCCATGACCGTCTCCTCCTTGGCTGGCTTCTCCACCACCTCCGTATCTGCTGGCAGAGCCTGGTCAGCGCCCCTGGCCGCCCCCGCCGGGCGGCCTCAGCACGCCCGTCCCAACAGGCTGCCCGggcccgccctcccccgccccggtgCCGGGCGCACCGCCCCGCAGACCCTGCCGGGAGCCCAGCACCCACCCAgcgtcttcctcctcctcttcgcCTCTCGGCCGGCACCGACCATGTCCAGCTCAGAGATGTCCAGCAGCTGccgagacagacagacagaagcccGCCCGTCACTACAGCACGAGGCCCACCGAGCTGGGGGGGCCCTGCCCACGGAGGGCCAAGGGGCCTCGCCCACCTTCACGCCCCTCTCCTTGCGCAGCGGCGTCCTGGAGGGCGGGACGGGGGTCCGGTTCCCTGCGGGGCTGAAGACGCTGGGCGCGGCCGGGCTCCGGAAGGGCGCCTGCTTCGGGAT from Phyllostomus discolor isolate MPI-MPIP mPhyDis1 chromosome 1, mPhyDis1.pri.v3, whole genome shotgun sequence encodes:
- the NELFA gene encoding negative elongation factor A isoform X2, giving the protein MASMRESDTGLWLHNKLGATDELWAPPSIASLLTPAVIDNIRLCFHGLSSAVKLKLLLGTLHLPRRTVDEMKGALTEIIQLATLDSDPWVLMVADILKSFPDTGSLNLDLEEQNPNVQDILGELREKVTECEASAMLPLECRYLNKSALTTLAGPLTPPVKHFQLKRKPKSATLRAELLQKSTETAQQLKRSAGVPFHAKGRGLLRKMDTTTPLKGIPKQAPFRSPAAPSVFSPAGNRTPVPPSRTPLRKERGVKLLDISELDMVGAGREAKRRRKTLDTEVVEKPAKEETVMENATPDYAAGLVSTQKLGALSSEPALPSTSYLPATPSVVPASSYVPSSETPAAPPSREASLQASRPPDEPSTPAPALPAQFKQRAPMYNSGLSPATPTPAPAAPASPLTPTTPPTAAPAAQAPPVAMVAPQAQPPAQPQPKKNLSLTREQMFAAQEMFKTANKVTRPEKALILGFMAGSRENPCQEQGDVIQIKLSEHTEDLPKADGQGSTTMLVDTVFEMNYATGQWTRFKKYKPMANVS
- the NELFA gene encoding negative elongation factor A isoform X1 codes for the protein MASMRESDTGLWLHNKLGATDELWAPPSIASLLTPAVIDNIRLCFHGLSSAVKLKLLLGTLHLPRRTVDEMKGALTEIIQLATLDSDPWVLMVADILKSFPDTGSLNLDLEEQNPNVQDILGELREKVTECEASAMLPLECRYLNKSALTTLAGPLTPPVKHFQLKRKPKSATLRAELLQKSTETAQQLKRSAGVPFHAKGRGLLRKMDTTTPLKGIPKQAPFRSPAAPSVFSPAGNRTPVPPSRTPLRKERGVKLLDISELDMVGAGREAKRRRKTLADTEVVEKPAKEETVMENATPDYAAGLVSTQKLGALSSEPALPSTSYLPATPSVVPASSYVPSSETPAAPPSREASLQASRPPDEPSTPAPALPAQFKQRAPMYNSGLSPATPTPAPAAPASPLTPTTPPTAAPAAQAPPVAMVAPQAQPPAQPQPKKNLSLTREQMFAAQEMFKTANKVTRPEKALILGFMAGSRENPCQEQGDVIQIKLSEHTEDLPKADGQGSTTMLVDTVFEMNYATGQWTRFKKYKPMANVS